From the Arvicola amphibius chromosome 2, mArvAmp1.2, whole genome shotgun sequence genome, one window contains:
- the Reg1a gene encoding LOW QUALITY PROTEIN: lithostathine-1-alpha (The sequence of the model RefSeq protein was modified relative to this genomic sequence to represent the inferred CDS: deleted 4 bases in 3 codons; substituted 1 base at 1 genomic stop codon), producing MAQNNAYHILFACLMLLACSQAGRLKKACPHLRKNLPSAMINCPEGANAYGSYCYYFVEDRLNLGRGRCNFFCQNMNSGHLVSVLSQAEGNFVASLIKESGTTTAYVWNGLHDPKKMXNRRWHWSSGSLFLYKSWATGAPSTSNRCYCVALTSNVAYKKWKDENCDAQYSFVCKFKS from the exons ATGGCTCAGAACAATGCATACCATATCCTCTTTGCATGCCTGATG CTCCTGGCATGCAGTCAAG CGGGAAGGCTGAAGAAAGCTTGCCCACACCTGAGAAAGAATCTTCCTTCTGCCATGATCAACTGCCCAGAAGGAGCTAATGCCTATGGTTCCTACTGCTACTACTTTGTTGAAGATCGTTTGAACCTGGGGAGAGGCAGATGtaa CTTTTTTTGCCAGAATATGAATTCAGGGCACCTGGTGTCAGTGCTCAGCCAGGCCGAGGGCAACTTTGTGGCTTCTCTGATTAAGGAGAGTGGTACTACA ACTGCCTATGTCTGGAATGGACTCCATGACCCCAAAAAAATGTGA AACCGCCGTTGGCACTGGAGTAGTGGATCTCTGTTTCTCTATAAATCATGGGCCACTGGAGCTCCAAGCACGAGCAACCGC TGTTATTGTGTGGCACTGACTTCCAA TGTAGCATACAAGAAATGGAAAGATGAAAATTGTGATGCACAGTACTCCTTTGTCTGCAAGTTcaaaagctaa